The following proteins are co-located in the Pseudomonas cavernae genome:
- a CDS encoding polyamine ABC transporter substrate-binding protein, with translation MSRFLAPLLFALTPLLASPLAANAEELIRVYNWTDYIAPQVLTDFEKETGIRVEYHTFSSAEELEKILASGEAIDVAVPTHSDLPALIKAGRLQPLEMAKLPNRAHLDKQLLNKLAAVDPQHRYAIPYLWGAVGLAVNTQLAEQAFGGPLPDSWSLLFDPEQSKRLASCGISVLDARDEVLSVLMNYQGRSLAHSSPRQIKRAGGVLDELRPQLRYVDGQRQLTDLSKGELCLSLTWVGDALAAAAAGQPVRFVIPQEGSAVFIDNLVIPRSAKRADLAHRFIDYLMQPKVAALITKETLYPSGNADAKAFLDPALREQPGLYPDRDTKRRLFALETLPDKQRVVRDQVWARFREGS, from the coding sequence ATGTCCCGCTTTCTCGCCCCCCTGCTGTTCGCCTTGACTCCTCTACTGGCCAGCCCGTTGGCGGCCAATGCCGAGGAGCTGATTCGGGTCTACAACTGGACCGACTACATCGCCCCGCAGGTGCTCACGGACTTCGAAAAGGAGACCGGCATCCGCGTCGAGTACCACACCTTCAGCTCCGCCGAAGAATTGGAGAAAATCCTGGCCAGCGGCGAGGCGATCGACGTCGCGGTGCCCACGCACAGCGATCTGCCGGCCCTGATCAAAGCCGGGCGCCTGCAGCCGCTGGAGATGGCCAAACTGCCCAACCGCGCGCATCTGGACAAGCAACTGCTGAACAAGCTCGCGGCGGTCGATCCGCAGCACCGCTATGCGATTCCCTACCTGTGGGGCGCCGTCGGCCTGGCGGTGAATACCCAACTGGCGGAACAAGCCTTCGGTGGCCCGCTCCCCGATAGCTGGAGCCTGTTGTTCGACCCCGAGCAGAGCAAGCGCCTGGCCAGCTGCGGGATCAGCGTTCTGGATGCCCGGGACGAAGTCCTCTCCGTGCTCATGAACTACCAGGGCCGCAGCCTGGCCCACAGCTCGCCGCGGCAGATCAAACGGGCTGGCGGCGTGCTCGATGAGCTGCGCCCGCAGCTCAGGTACGTCGACGGCCAGCGCCAGTTAACCGACCTCAGCAAGGGCGAGCTGTGCCTGTCCCTTACCTGGGTCGGCGACGCCCTGGCCGCCGCCGCGGCCGGCCAGCCGGTGCGCTTCGTGATACCGCAGGAAGGTTCGGCGGTGTTTATCGACAACCTGGTGATTCCCCGCTCGGCCAAGCGTGCCGACCTCGCCCACCGTTTCATCGATTACCTGATGCAACCCAAAGTGGCGGCGCTGATCACCAAGGAAACCCTCTACCCGAGCGGCAATGCCGACGCCAAGGCGTTTCTCGACCCGGCCCTGCGTGAGCAGCCCGGTCTCTATCCGGACCGCGACACCAAGCGCCGCCTGTTCGCCCTGGAAACCCTGCCGGATAAGCAGCGAGTGGTCCGCGACCAGGTGTGGGCGCGTTTTCGCGAAGGCAGTTGA
- a CDS encoding glutamine synthetase family protein, which produces MSVPPRAVQLNEANAFLKEHPEVLFVDLLIADMNGVVRGKRIERTSLHKVYEKGINLPASLFALDINGATVESTGLGLDIGDADRICYPIPNTLSNEPWQKRPTAQLLMTMHELEGAPFFADPREVLRRVVQKFDELGLTICAAFELEFYLIDQENVNGRPQPPRSPISGKRPQSTQVYLIDDLDEYADCLQDILEGAKEQGIPADAIVKESAPAQFEVNLHHVADPIKACDYALLLKRLVKNIAYDHEMDTTFMAKPYPGQAGNGLHVHVSILDKDGNNIFASDDPEQHAPLRHALGGLLETMPASMAFICPNVNSYRRFGAQFYVPNAPSWGLDNRTVALRVPTGTADNVRIEHRVAGADANPYLMMAAILAGVHHGLTNKVEPGEPIEGNSYEQLEQSLPNNLRDALRELDDSEVLARYIDPQYIDIFVACKESELAEFEHSISDLEYNWYLHTV; this is translated from the coding sequence ATGTCGGTACCCCCGCGTGCCGTTCAGCTTAACGAAGCGAACGCGTTCCTTAAGGAACATCCTGAGGTCCTGTTCGTCGACCTTCTGATTGCAGATATGAATGGCGTGGTGCGCGGCAAGCGCATCGAACGCACCAGCCTTCACAAGGTTTACGAAAAAGGCATCAATCTCCCCGCCTCTTTGTTTGCCCTGGATATCAACGGCGCGACGGTGGAAAGCACCGGTCTGGGTCTGGATATCGGTGACGCTGACCGTATCTGCTACCCCATCCCCAATACCCTGAGCAATGAGCCTTGGCAGAAGCGCCCGACCGCGCAGCTGCTGATGACCATGCACGAGCTGGAAGGCGCGCCGTTCTTCGCCGACCCGCGGGAAGTATTGCGCCGGGTGGTGCAGAAGTTCGACGAACTGGGCCTGACCATCTGTGCGGCTTTCGAGCTAGAGTTCTACCTGATCGACCAGGAAAACGTGAACGGCCGTCCGCAGCCGCCACGATCGCCGATTTCCGGCAAGCGTCCGCAGTCGACCCAGGTGTATCTGATCGATGACCTCGACGAATACGCCGACTGCCTGCAGGACATCCTCGAAGGCGCCAAGGAGCAAGGCATTCCGGCCGACGCCATCGTCAAGGAAAGCGCCCCGGCGCAATTCGAGGTCAACCTGCATCACGTCGCCGACCCGATCAAGGCCTGCGACTACGCGCTGCTGCTCAAGCGGCTGGTGAAGAACATCGCCTACGACCATGAGATGGACACCACCTTCATGGCCAAGCCCTATCCGGGCCAGGCCGGCAACGGTCTGCACGTGCATGTGTCGATTCTCGACAAGGACGGCAACAACATCTTCGCCAGTGACGACCCCGAGCAGCACGCGCCGCTGCGCCACGCTCTCGGCGGCCTGCTGGAGACCATGCCGGCGTCGATGGCCTTCATCTGCCCGAACGTCAACTCCTACCGCCGCTTCGGTGCGCAGTTCTACGTGCCGAACGCGCCGAGCTGGGGCCTGGACAACCGCACCGTGGCCCTGCGCGTGCCGACCGGCACCGCGGACAACGTGCGCATCGAACACCGCGTCGCCGGTGCCGATGCCAACCCCTACCTGATGATGGCGGCGATCCTCGCCGGCGTGCATCACGGCCTGACCAACAAAGTCGAGCCGGGAGAACCGATCGAGGGCAACTCCTACGAGCAGCTGGAGCAGAGCCTGCCGAACAACCTGCGCGATGCCCTGCGCGAGTTGGACGACAGCGAAGTCCTGGCGCGCTATATCGACCCGCAGTACATCGATATCTTCGTCGCCTGTAAGGAAAGCGAACTGGCCGAGTTCGAACACTCGATCTCGGACCTGGAATACAACTGGTATCTGCACACGGTGTAA
- a CDS encoding gamma-glutamyl-gamma-aminobutyrate hydrolase family protein: MARLPLIGVIACTKQIGPHSWHIAGDKYVRAVAVGAGGVPLVIPALGELIDPAELLASLDGLLFPGSPSNVEPHLYSGPASAPGTLHDPDRDRTTLPLLRAAVAAGVPLLGICRGFQEMNVAFGGSLHQKVHEVGSFMDHREPENEPVEVQYAPRHPLQVQPGGVLAGLGLPREIQVNSIHGQGVDRLAPGLRVEALAPDGLIEAISVEGAKSFALGVQWHPEWQVRANPDYLAIFQAFGEACRKRAGQR; encoded by the coding sequence ATGGCTCGCCTGCCATTGATCGGCGTCATCGCTTGTACCAAGCAAATCGGTCCCCACTCCTGGCACATCGCCGGCGACAAATATGTCCGCGCGGTGGCCGTCGGTGCCGGGGGCGTGCCCCTGGTGATTCCGGCGCTGGGTGAGCTGATCGATCCGGCGGAGTTGCTGGCAAGTCTGGATGGCCTGCTGTTCCCCGGTTCGCCGTCGAATGTCGAACCGCACCTTTATAGTGGCCCGGCCAGCGCGCCCGGCACTCTCCATGATCCTGACCGTGACCGCACCACCCTGCCGCTGCTGCGCGCGGCGGTGGCCGCCGGTGTGCCGCTGCTCGGCATCTGCCGCGGCTTCCAGGAAATGAACGTGGCCTTTGGCGGCAGCCTGCACCAGAAGGTGCACGAGGTCGGGTCCTTCATGGACCATCGCGAGCCGGAGAACGAGCCGGTCGAAGTCCAGTACGCTCCACGCCACCCGCTGCAGGTGCAGCCGGGCGGTGTCCTCGCCGGCCTCGGCTTGCCGCGCGAGATTCAAGTCAATTCCATTCATGGCCAGGGCGTTGATCGTCTGGCGCCGGGCCTGCGTGTCGAAGCTCTGGCGCCCGACGGGCTGATCGAGGCGATCTCGGTCGAGGGAGCCAAGAGCTTTGCGCTCGGGGTGCAATGGCACCCCGAGTGGCAGGTGCGCGCGAATCCCGATTATCTCGCCATCTTCCAGGCCTTTGGTGAGGCTTGCAGGAAGAGGGCGGGGCAACGCTGA
- a CDS encoding glutamine synthetase family protein — protein sequence MSTKLDQLSSWLKERKITEVECLISDLTGIARGKIAPTNKFLDEKGMRLPESVLLQTVTGDYVEDDVYYELLDPADIDMVCRPDESAVFLVPWAIEPTAMVIHDTFDKLGNPIDLSPRNILKKVLKMYADKGWKPIVAPEMEFYLTKRSDDPDYPLQAPIGRSGRAETGRQSFSIDAANEFDPLFEDMYDWCEAQELDLDTLIHEEGPAQMEINFRHGEALHLADQITVFKRTMREAALKHNVAATFMAKPITDEPGSAMHLHQSVVDLETGKNIFSNDDGSMSELFLNHIGGLQKFIPEVLPLFAPNVNSFRRFLPDTSAPVNVEWGEENRTVGLRVPDSNPQNRRVENRLAGADANPYLAIAASLLCGYIGMVDGLKPSAQVKGRAYERRNLRLPLTIEDALERMGNCKALEKYLGQRFIDAYVAVKRAEHENYKRVISSWEREFLLFSV from the coding sequence ATGAGTACCAAACTCGACCAGCTCTCGAGCTGGCTGAAAGAACGCAAAATCACCGAAGTTGAATGTTTGATCAGCGACCTGACCGGCATCGCCCGCGGCAAGATCGCGCCGACCAACAAATTCCTCGACGAGAAAGGCATGCGCCTCCCCGAGAGCGTGCTGCTGCAGACCGTGACCGGCGACTACGTCGAGGATGACGTCTATTACGAGCTGCTCGACCCGGCGGACATCGACATGGTCTGCCGGCCGGACGAGAGCGCGGTGTTCCTCGTGCCCTGGGCCATCGAGCCGACGGCCATGGTGATCCACGACACCTTCGACAAGCTCGGCAACCCGATCGACCTGTCGCCGCGCAACATCCTCAAGAAGGTCCTGAAGATGTACGCCGACAAGGGCTGGAAGCCGATCGTCGCGCCGGAGATGGAGTTCTACCTGACCAAGCGCAGCGACGACCCCGACTATCCGCTGCAGGCGCCGATCGGCCGCTCCGGGCGCGCGGAGACTGGCCGCCAGTCGTTCTCCATCGACGCGGCGAACGAATTCGACCCGCTGTTCGAGGACATGTACGACTGGTGCGAGGCGCAGGAGCTGGATCTCGATACGCTGATCCACGAGGAGGGTCCGGCGCAGATGGAGATCAACTTCCGCCACGGCGAAGCCCTGCACCTGGCCGACCAGATCACCGTGTTCAAGCGCACCATGCGCGAGGCGGCGCTCAAGCACAACGTGGCGGCGACCTTCATGGCCAAGCCGATCACCGATGAGCCGGGCAGCGCCATGCACCTGCACCAGAGCGTGGTCGACCTGGAGACCGGCAAGAACATCTTCTCCAACGACGATGGCTCGATGAGCGAGCTGTTCCTCAACCATATCGGCGGCCTGCAGAAGTTCATCCCCGAAGTGCTGCCGCTGTTCGCGCCCAACGTCAACTCGTTCCGCCGTTTCCTGCCGGATACCTCGGCGCCGGTGAACGTCGAGTGGGGCGAGGAAAACCGTACCGTCGGCCTGCGCGTGCCGGACTCCAATCCGCAGAACCGGCGGGTGGAGAACCGTCTGGCCGGCGCCGACGCCAACCCCTACCTGGCGATCGCCGCCAGCCTGCTGTGCGGTTACATCGGCATGGTCGACGGCCTGAAGCCGAGCGCCCAGGTCAAGGGCCGCGCCTATGAGCGGCGCAACCTGCGGCTGCCGTTGACCATCGAGGATGCCCTCGAGCGCATGGGCAACTGCAAGGCGCTGGAGAAATATCTCGGTCAGCGCTTCATCGACGCCTACGTCGCGGTGAAGCGTGCCGAGCACGAGAACTACAAGCGGGTGATCAGCTCCTGGGAGCGTGAGTTCCTGTTGTTCTCGGTCTGA
- a CDS encoding aspartate aminotransferase family protein: protein MSSQVTNPQTRIWQELSHQHHLAPFSDYKQLSEKGPRIITKAEGVYLWDSEGNKILDGMAGLWCVAIGYGREELVEAASQQMRQLPFYNTFFQTAHPPVLELAKAIADVAPAGMNHVFFTGSGSEGNDTMLRMVRHYWALKGKPQKKVIISRINGYHGSTVAGASLGGMKYMHEQGDLPIPGIVHIPQPYWFGEGGDMSPEEFGIWAADQLEKKILEVGEENVGAFIAEPVQGAGGVVIAPDSYWPRIREILAKYDILFVADEVICGFGRTGEWFGSDYYGNSPDLMTIAKGLTSGYVPMGGLLVSDKVFAVINEGGDFNHGFTYSGHPVAAAVALENIRILREEKIVEKVKAETAPYLQKRLRELADHPLVGEVRGLGMLGAIELVKNKQTRERYPAETSVGMVCRGHCFDNGLIMRAVGDTMIIAPPLVISHAEIDELVTKARLCLDLTARDVQA, encoded by the coding sequence ATGAGCAGCCAAGTGACCAACCCGCAAACCCGTATATGGCAGGAGCTGAGCCATCAGCATCACCTGGCGCCGTTCAGCGACTATAAGCAGCTGAGCGAGAAGGGCCCGCGCATCATCACCAAGGCCGAAGGCGTGTACCTGTGGGACAGCGAGGGTAACAAGATCCTCGACGGCATGGCCGGTCTGTGGTGCGTGGCGATCGGCTACGGCCGCGAGGAGTTGGTCGAGGCGGCCAGCCAGCAGATGCGCCAGCTGCCGTTCTACAACACCTTCTTCCAGACCGCGCACCCGCCGGTGCTGGAACTGGCCAAGGCGATTGCCGATGTCGCCCCGGCCGGCATGAACCACGTGTTTTTCACCGGCTCCGGCTCGGAAGGCAACGACACCATGCTGCGCATGGTCCGCCATTATTGGGCGCTGAAGGGCAAGCCGCAGAAGAAGGTGATCATCAGCCGCATCAACGGCTACCACGGCTCCACCGTCGCCGGCGCCAGCCTCGGCGGCATGAAGTACATGCACGAGCAGGGCGACCTGCCGATCCCGGGCATTGTGCATATCCCGCAGCCATACTGGTTCGGCGAAGGCGGCGACATGAGCCCCGAGGAGTTTGGTATCTGGGCCGCCGACCAACTGGAGAAGAAGATTCTCGAAGTCGGCGAAGAGAATGTCGGCGCCTTCATCGCCGAGCCGGTGCAGGGCGCTGGCGGCGTGGTCATTGCGCCGGACAGCTACTGGCCGCGGATCCGCGAGATCCTCGCCAAGTACGATATTTTGTTCGTCGCCGACGAAGTGATCTGCGGTTTCGGCCGCACCGGCGAATGGTTCGGCAGCGACTACTATGGCAATAGCCCGGATCTGATGACCATCGCCAAAGGCCTGACTTCCGGCTACGTGCCCATGGGCGGCCTGCTGGTCAGCGACAAGGTCTTCGCGGTGATCAACGAGGGCGGTGACTTCAACCACGGCTTCACCTATTCCGGGCACCCGGTGGCGGCTGCCGTGGCGCTGGAAAACATCCGCATCCTGCGCGAAGAAAAGATCGTCGAGAAGGTCAAGGCAGAAACGGCACCATACTTGCAAAAGCGTTTGCGTGAGCTGGCCGACCACCCCTTGGTGGGCGAAGTCCGTGGTCTGGGCATGCTCGGGGCGATCGAACTGGTGAAAAACAAGCAGACCCGCGAACGTTACCCCGCGGAGACTTCGGTCGGCATGGTCTGCCGTGGTCACTGCTTCGACAACGGCCTGATCATGCGTGCCGTTGGCGACACTATGATCATTGCGCCGCCGCTGGTGATCAGCCACGCGGAGATCGACGAACTGGTGACCAAGGCACGTCTGTGCCTCGACCTCACTGCGAGGGATGTTCAGGCCTAA
- a CDS encoding polyamine ABC transporter substrate-binding protein, producing the protein MKKFGKSLLALSLMGAMAGAVQADDKVLHVYNWSDYIAADTVAKFEKESGIKVVYDVFDSNETLEAKLLAGKAGYDIVVPSNNFLAKQIKAKVYQPLDKSKLPNWKNLDPNLLKTVEVSDPGNQYAFPYMWGSIGIGYNPDKVKAALGDNAPVNSWDLLFKPENIEKLKSCGVSFLDSPTEILPAALHYLGYSPLSQDPKELKAAEELFLKIRPYVTYFHSSKYISDLANGNLCVAVGYSGDVYQAKSRAEEAKGGVTVAYNIPKEGAGTFFDMVAIPADAANPAGAYAFMNFLMKPEIMAEITNEVQFPNGNAAATPLVNEAIRQDPGVYPTPDTMKKLYAFPDLPAKVQRAMTRSWTKIKSGK; encoded by the coding sequence ATGAAAAAATTCGGCAAGTCGCTTCTCGCGCTGTCCCTGATGGGTGCCATGGCGGGGGCGGTCCAGGCGGACGATAAAGTCCTGCACGTGTACAACTGGTCCGACTACATCGCCGCCGACACCGTGGCGAAGTTCGAGAAAGAATCGGGCATCAAGGTCGTCTACGACGTCTTCGACAGCAACGAAACCCTGGAAGCCAAACTGCTGGCCGGCAAGGCGGGCTACGACATCGTCGTGCCGTCGAACAACTTCCTCGCCAAGCAGATCAAGGCCAAGGTCTACCAGCCGCTGGACAAGAGCAAGCTGCCGAACTGGAAGAACCTCGACCCCAACCTGCTGAAGACCGTGGAAGTCAGCGATCCAGGCAACCAGTACGCGTTCCCCTACATGTGGGGCTCGATCGGTATCGGCTACAACCCGGACAAGGTCAAGGCCGCGCTGGGTGACAACGCGCCGGTGAACTCCTGGGATCTGCTGTTCAAGCCGGAGAACATCGAGAAGCTGAAGTCCTGCGGCGTGTCCTTCCTCGACTCGCCGACCGAGATCCTGCCGGCGGCCCTGCACTACCTGGGCTACAGCCCGCTGAGCCAGGATCCGAAGGAGCTGAAGGCGGCCGAAGAGCTGTTCCTCAAGATTCGTCCGTACGTCACCTACTTCCACTCCTCCAAGTACATCTCCGACCTCGCCAACGGCAACCTCTGCGTGGCGGTGGGCTACTCGGGTGACGTCTACCAGGCCAAGTCGCGTGCCGAGGAAGCCAAGGGTGGGGTGACCGTCGCCTACAACATTCCCAAGGAAGGCGCCGGGACCTTCTTCGACATGGTCGCGATTCCAGCCGACGCGGCAAACCCCGCGGGCGCCTACGCCTTCATGAACTTCCTGATGAAGCCGGAAATCATGGCCGAGATCACCAACGAGGTGCAGTTCCCCAACGGCAACGCCGCGGCCACCCCGCTGGTGAATGAGGCGATCCGTCAGGACCCGGGCGTCTACCCGACTCCGGACACCATGAAGAAGCTGTATGCCTTCCCGGATCTACCGGCCAAGGTGCAGCGCGCCATGACCCGCAGCTGGACCAAGATCAAGTCCGGCAAGTAA
- a CDS encoding polyamine ABC transporter substrate-binding protein: MIGALATLSLSAGAHAESTVHVYNWSDYIGETTLADFEKETGIKPVYDVFDSNETLEGKLLAGRSGYDIVVPSNHFLGKLAKAGAFQKLDKSQLPNWSNLDPALLKQLEVNDPGNEYSVPYLWGTNGIGYNVEKVKAALGTDKIDSWAILFEPENLKKLSQCGVSFMDSPDELFPAVLNYLGLDPRSTNPADYQKAEAKLLAVRPYVTYFHSSKYITDLANGDICVAFGYSGDVFQAASRAEEAGKGVKVDYVIPKEGGNLWFDMMAIPADATNAKQAHAFINYLLKPEVIAKVSDYVGYANPNPKSLALLDESVRSNPAVYPSKEVLAKLYVSAELPPKVQRLMTRSWTKIKSGK, translated from the coding sequence CTGATCGGCGCCTTGGCGACGCTGAGTCTGAGCGCTGGCGCCCATGCCGAATCGACCGTGCATGTCTACAACTGGTCGGACTACATCGGTGAAACCACCCTCGCCGACTTCGAGAAGGAAACCGGGATCAAGCCGGTCTACGACGTCTTCGACTCCAACGAGACCCTCGAAGGCAAGTTGCTGGCCGGGCGTTCCGGCTACGACATCGTGGTGCCGTCGAACCACTTCCTCGGCAAGCTGGCCAAGGCCGGGGCGTTCCAGAAACTCGACAAGAGCCAACTGCCGAACTGGAGCAACCTCGACCCGGCGCTGCTCAAGCAGCTCGAGGTCAACGACCCGGGCAATGAATATTCGGTGCCCTACCTGTGGGGCACCAACGGCATCGGCTACAACGTTGAGAAGGTCAAGGCCGCGCTCGGCACCGACAAGATCGACTCCTGGGCGATCCTGTTCGAACCGGAGAACCTGAAGAAGCTCAGCCAGTGCGGCGTCTCCTTCATGGATTCACCCGACGAGTTGTTCCCGGCCGTGCTCAACTACCTGGGCCTGGATCCCAGGAGCACCAACCCGGCGGATTACCAGAAGGCCGAGGCCAAGCTATTGGCCGTGCGTCCCTACGTCACCTACTTCCACTCGTCCAAATACATCACCGACCTGGCCAACGGCGACATCTGCGTCGCCTTCGGCTACTCCGGCGACGTGTTCCAGGCCGCCAGCCGTGCCGAAGAGGCGGGCAAGGGCGTGAAGGTTGATTACGTGATCCCGAAAGAAGGCGGCAACCTGTGGTTCGACATGATGGCCATTCCGGCCGACGCGACGAACGCCAAGCAAGCGCATGCTTTCATCAACTACCTGCTCAAACCCGAGGTGATCGCCAAAGTCAGCGATTACGTCGGTTACGCCAACCCGAACCCCAAGTCGCTGGCGCTGCTGGACGAGTCCGTCCGGAGCAATCCGGCCGTGTACCCCAGCAAAGAGGTGCTGGCCAAGCTCTACGTATCGGCCGAGTTGCCGCCGAAAGTGCAACGCCTGATGACCCGTAGCTGGACCAAGATCAAGTCCGGCAAGTAA
- a CDS encoding ABC transporter ATP-binding protein, with protein sequence MAIASGAYKKALEGGQQAKEVLVKIDRVSKQFDETLAVDNVSLTINKGEIFALLGGSGSGKSTLLRMLAGFERPSEGRIFLDGQDISNMPPYERPINMMFQSYALFPHMSVADNIAFGLKQDKMAKEEVDARVAEMLKLVQMSQYARRKPHQLSGGQRQRVALARSLAKSPKLLLLDEPMGALDKKLRSQMQLELVEIIERVGVTCVMVTHDQEEAMTMAQRIAIMHLGCIEQIGSPVDIYETPISRQVCEFIGNVNLFDGQIVEDAEGHALIDCPVLERNIYVGHGVTTAAQDKHITYAIRPEKLLVTTEQPASEYNWSRGTVHDIAYLGGHSVFYVKLPSGTIVQSFVANAERRGTRPTWNDEVFVWWEDDSGVALRS encoded by the coding sequence ATGGCAATAGCCTCCGGTGCCTACAAGAAAGCCCTTGAGGGCGGCCAGCAAGCGAAAGAAGTGCTGGTAAAAATCGACCGGGTCAGCAAGCAGTTCGACGAGACCCTGGCCGTCGACAACGTGTCGCTGACCATCAACAAAGGCGAGATCTTCGCCCTGCTCGGCGGCTCGGGTTCGGGCAAGTCGACCCTGCTGCGCATGCTGGCCGGTTTCGAGCGGCCGAGCGAGGGCCGCATCTTCCTCGATGGTCAGGACATCTCCAACATGCCGCCCTACGAGCGGCCGATCAACATGATGTTCCAGTCCTACGCGCTGTTCCCGCACATGAGCGTGGCCGACAACATTGCCTTCGGCCTCAAGCAGGACAAGATGGCCAAGGAGGAGGTCGATGCGCGGGTGGCGGAAATGCTCAAGCTGGTGCAGATGAGCCAGTACGCCAGGCGCAAGCCGCACCAGCTGTCCGGTGGTCAGCGTCAGCGCGTGGCCCTGGCGCGCTCGCTGGCGAAGAGCCCGAAGCTGCTGCTGCTCGATGAGCCGATGGGCGCGTTGGACAAGAAGCTGCGCTCGCAGATGCAGTTGGAGCTAGTGGAGATCATCGAGCGGGTCGGCGTGACCTGCGTGATGGTGACCCACGACCAGGAAGAGGCCATGACCATGGCCCAGCGCATCGCCATCATGCACCTCGGCTGCATCGAGCAGATCGGCAGTCCGGTGGACATCTACGAAACCCCGATCAGCCGCCAGGTCTGCGAATTCATCGGCAACGTCAACCTGTTCGACGGTCAGATCGTCGAAGACGCCGAAGGCCATGCGCTGATCGATTGCCCGGTGCTGGAGCGCAATATTTACGTCGGCCACGGCGTGACGACCGCCGCCCAGGACAAGCACATCACCTACGCCATCCGCCCGGAGAAGCTGCTGGTCACCACCGAGCAGCCGGCCAGCGAATACAACTGGTCGCGCGGCACCGTGCACGACATCGCCTACCTCGGCGGCCATTCGGTGTTCTACGTCAAGCTGCCGAGCGGCACCATCGTCCAGTCCTTCGTCGCCAACGCCGAACGCCGCGGCACGCGCCCGACCTGGAATGACGAAGTGTTCGTCTGGTGGGAAGACGACAGCGGGGTCGCGCTGCGCTCATGA
- a CDS encoding ABC transporter permease subunit translates to MPSGRHTVIGVPFAWLFLFFLLPFLIVLKISFAEADVAIPPYTEIYTWAENQVQVILNLNNYLILNEDELYLAAYLGSLKIAFFSTLLCLLIGYPMAYAIARASKEMQTTLLLLIMMPTWTAILIRVYAWMGILSNNGLLNGFLMDMGLIAAPLQILNTNLAVYIGIVYSYLPFMVLPLYANLVKHDQSLLEAAADLGSSTFNSFWKITVPLSKNGIIAGSMLVFIPVVGEFVIPELLGGPETLMIGKVLWQEFFNNRDWPVASALAVVMLLVLIVPIILFNRNQAKELEGKV, encoded by the coding sequence CTGCCCAGCGGCCGGCATACCGTGATCGGCGTGCCATTCGCCTGGCTGTTCCTGTTCTTCCTGCTGCCGTTCCTAATCGTGCTGAAGATCAGTTTCGCCGAGGCCGACGTGGCGATCCCGCCCTACACGGAGATCTACACCTGGGCGGAGAACCAGGTGCAGGTCATCCTCAACCTCAACAACTACCTGATCCTCAACGAGGACGAGCTGTACCTGGCGGCCTACCTCGGCTCGCTGAAGATAGCCTTCTTCAGCACCCTGCTGTGCCTGCTGATCGGCTACCCGATGGCCTACGCCATTGCCCGCGCCAGCAAGGAAATGCAGACCACCCTGCTGCTGCTGATCATGATGCCGACCTGGACCGCGATCCTGATCCGCGTTTATGCCTGGATGGGCATCCTCAGCAACAACGGCCTGCTCAACGGCTTCCTGATGGACATGGGCCTGATCGCCGCGCCGCTGCAGATCCTCAACACCAACCTGGCGGTGTACATCGGCATCGTCTACTCGTACCTGCCGTTCATGGTCCTGCCGCTCTACGCCAACCTGGTCAAGCACGACCAGAGCCTGCTGGAGGCCGCTGCCGACCTCGGCTCGAGCACCTTCAACAGCTTCTGGAAGATCACCGTGCCGCTGTCGAAGAACGGCATCATTGCCGGCAGCATGCTGGTGTTCATCCCGGTGGTCGGCGAGTTCGTCATCCCGGAACTGCTCGGCGGCCCGGAAACCCTGATGATCGGCAAGGTGCTCTGGCAGGAGTTCTTCAACAACCGCGACTGGCCGGTGGCCTCCGCCCTGGCGGTGGTGATGCTGCTGGTCCTGATCGTGCCGATCATTCTGTTCAACCGTAACCAGGCGAAGGAATTGGAGGGCAAGGTATGA